The Microbacterium sp. zg-Y1090 sequence CCGTGGGGCTCGGGGCTGCCGTTGGCCACGCGTGCGTCGGACAGTGCGGTGCCCGAGCGGTGGTTGGCGTACTCCAGCACGTCGAGCGCCTCCAGCACGCCGCGCGTGCCGAGGTTGACCGCGTACATCAGCTCTGCGCCCACCTCGCGCGACCAGTGGGCGAACTCGTCCAGTCCCACCTCGTTGGTCTCGGTGGAGTGCCAGGCCAGATCCAGCCGCCGCGGACGCTCCTCCCGCGGCCCGACGCCGTCTTCCCACCGATAGCCGGAGACGAAGTTGCCCCCGGGGTAGCGGATCGTGCTGACCCCGAGCTCGGTCACCAGGGCGGCGACGTCGCGACGGAACCCGTGCTCGTCGGCATCCGCGTGCGAGGGCTCGTAGATGCCGTCGTACACGCACCGGCCGAGGTGCTCCACGAAGGAGCCGAACAGGCGGCGGTGAACCGGGCCGATGGCCAGGCGGGGGTCGATGGTCAAGCGTGCGTTACTCATGGTCCTTCTCGGGTAGGCGTGCGGGTGGGGGAGGGGGCGGATGAGGGTCAGGTCACTTCAGGCTTCCGATCGAGAGTCCACCCTGCCAGTACCGCTGCAGGGTGAGGAAGGCGATCACCAGCGGGATCACGGAGACCAGGGAGCCGAGGATGATGATGCTCCACAGTGACGTGCCGCCGGCGTTGTTGGCCGATGCGATGCCCTGCCACAGGCCGATCCCCACCGTCACGGGGAAGAGCCGGTTGTCGGAGAGCATCGCCAGGGGCAGGAAGTAGTTGTTCCACGACGCGACGATCGACAGCAACAGCACCGTGACGATCGCCGGACGCAGCATCGGCAGCGCCACCTGCACGAAGATGCGGAACTCGCTCGCCCCGTCCACGCGCCCCGCGTCGAGCAGCTCGTCCGGAACGGCGTCCCGCGCGTACACGTGCATGAGGTACACGCCGAAGGGGTTGAGCAGTGTGGGGAGGATGACCGCCCAGATCGTGTTCGTGATGCCGAGCTCGGCGAACAGGATGAAGGTCGGGATCACCAGCGCCGTGGTGGGCACCATGACCGAGCCGAGCAGGATCGCGAAGCTCAGCTGGCGCCCGGCGAAGCGGTACTTCGCGAACCCGTAGCCGGCGGCGACGGCGAGGACGGTGGCGCCGAGCCCGCCGACGAAGGCGTACAGCGCGGAGTTGCCCAGCCACCGCAGGTAGATGCCGTCCTGGAACGTGAACAGCTGTGAGAAGTTGCCCACGTAGTCGACGACGTCGGCGAACCACAGTGCGCTGCCGCCGCCGAACAGTCCCGCAGCGGTCTTCGAGCTGTTGACGATGACCCACCAGAACGGGATGAGGAAGTAGACGACGAGGAAGCCGAGCAGGATCTGCATCGGCAGATACCGGCGCCGTGCGGCCGCGCGACGGGACCGGTCGAGGGCGACGGTCATGACAGGAAGCTCCCTCGCTTGCGCGTGATGAACAGGAAGATGTAGACGCACACGAAGACCACCGCGCCGAGGGCGAACGAGATCGCGCTGCCGTAGTTGTAGTTGGCCAGCGCGAAAGCCTGCTGATACGCGTACATGTTCGGTGTGAAGTCCGCCGGGATGGCGCCCGCGGCGAGATATCGCAGGATCTGGGGTTCGTTGAAGAACTGCAGGGTGCCGATCAGGGCGAACACGAGGATCAGCACGAGGGCCGGGGCGATGAGGGGGATCTTGATGCGCAGCACGATCTGCCACTGGCTCGCACCGTCGATGCGCGCCGCTTCGTACAGCGTCGGATCGATGCCCTGCAGCGCCGCGTACAGGATGATCATGTAGTACCCGGCCCACTGCCACGTCACGATGTTGAGCAGGCCGAAGAAGATCAGGTTGCGGCTGAGGAAGTCGGGCCCGACCAACCCGAACATCCCGAACAGCTCGGCGACGGGGCCGAAGCTCTTGCTGTACAGGAACCCCCACATGAGCGCCCCGATGACGGCGGGGATCGCATAGGGCAGGAAGATCATCAGCCGGGAGAAGCGCGCGAAGGCGCCGGTGACGACGTCGAGGATGAGCGCCACGGTGAGCGAGACGGCCATCTGCAGCGGGATCAGCACCAGCGAGAACCGCAGGACGAACCAGATTCCATCGAGGAAGTTGGGGTCGGTGAACGCCTTGGCGTAGTTGGCGATGCCGACGAAGCGGGTGCCGCCGATCAGCTGGTTCTGGAACAGGCTCAGGTACAGCGCGAACAGCAGCGGCGCGACGAGGAACGCCAGGAAGACGACGGCGAACGGGGCGACGAACCCCCAGCCCACGAGGCTCTGGCGGCGAGGGCTGCGGCGACGGCGGGGCGGGGGCGCGGCGGCGACGGCCGGGGCGCTCTGGGCGAGGTCAACGGTCATGGAATCCTCCGAGGAACGGGCGACGGATGCCGGGGAGCGTGGGCCGGTCCCCCCGGACCGGCCCACGCGGCGGGATTCACTCGACGGTGAAGCCCTGCTCCTCGGCGTAGGCGACCACGTCCGCCTGCAGTCGCTCGGCCGCCTCGGAGCCCGTGACCGAGCCCTCGTTGATGGCCGCCAGCTGCTCGGTGAAGGCATCGAAGTAGTACTGCCCGAACGGGGTGTAGGTCATGCCGGTGTAGGCGTTGGCCGCCGGGACGTACACCTCTTTGTTGGCCTGCTGCCCACCGAAGAACGGCACCTCGTAGTCGACGAAGTCCGTCGAGTTCAAGGCGGTGAGGTTCAGCGGGAAGATGACCTGGTTCTGCCAGCCGTCCAGCAGCGACGCGTCATCGGCGTACACGCCGAATGCGACCTTCGCGGCCAGCTCGGGATCGCTCGCCTGGCTCGTGACCGAGAACGCCGAGCCGCCCCAGTTGACCGACACGGGGTTCGCGGCATCCCACTGCGGCAGCGGGGCGACCTTCCACACTCCCGCGTCATCACCCTCGCCCACGCCGGCGCCGGTCAGATATCCCGGTGCCCACGCGGCGGAGATGTAGGTGGCGTAGTCGCCGCCGATGACGCCGGAGATGTACTCGGGGGTGAACTGGTCCTGCGTGCCCACGAGGCCCTTCTCCACCAGGCCCGCCCAGTAGTCGAGCACCTCCTTCGAAGCATTGTCGTCGAGCGCGATGCCGATCGACTCGGGGGTCGCCGAGTCGTAGGTGAAGGGCTGTGCGCCGTTCTGGTACTGCAGCGCCATCATGACCGCCGGCACGTTGGCGCCGAGGTCGCCGAACAGCGGCCCGCCCGCATCCTTCACCGTCTGGGCGGCCGTCTCGTACTCCGCCCAGGTGGTGGGCGGGGTGATCCCGTACTGCTCGAAGACGTCCGCGCGGTAGATCATGCCCATCGGGCCGCCGTCGACGGGAGCGCCGTACACGCCGTCTCCGACCGAGACGTCCTTCCACGCGCCCTCGCTGTAGTCGTCCTTGACGTCCTCGTAGCCGTAGTCGCTGATGTCGACGATCGCCTCCTGGATCTGGAAGGTCGGGATGCGGTCGGCCTCGATCATGATGACGT is a genomic window containing:
- a CDS encoding carbohydrate ABC transporter permease, coding for MTVALDRSRRAAARRRYLPMQILLGFLVVYFLIPFWWVIVNSSKTAAGLFGGGSALWFADVVDYVGNFSQLFTFQDGIYLRWLGNSALYAFVGGLGATVLAVAAGYGFAKYRFAGRQLSFAILLGSVMVPTTALVIPTFILFAELGITNTIWAVILPTLLNPFGVYLMHVYARDAVPDELLDAGRVDGASEFRIFVQVALPMLRPAIVTVLLLSIVASWNNYFLPLAMLSDNRLFPVTVGIGLWQGIASANNAGGTSLWSIIILGSLVSVIPLVIAFLTLQRYWQGGLSIGSLK
- a CDS encoding carbohydrate ABC transporter permease, giving the protein MTVDLAQSAPAVAAAPPPRRRRSPRRQSLVGWGFVAPFAVVFLAFLVAPLLFALYLSLFQNQLIGGTRFVGIANYAKAFTDPNFLDGIWFVLRFSLVLIPLQMAVSLTVALILDVVTGAFARFSRLMIFLPYAIPAVIGALMWGFLYSKSFGPVAELFGMFGLVGPDFLSRNLIFFGLLNIVTWQWAGYYMIILYAALQGIDPTLYEAARIDGASQWQIVLRIKIPLIAPALVLILVFALIGTLQFFNEPQILRYLAAGAIPADFTPNMYAYQQAFALANYNYGSAISFALGAVVFVCVYIFLFITRKRGSFLS
- a CDS encoding ABC transporter substrate-binding protein, whose translation is MKTTKVLAAAATIVLAGTLVSCSEQQGGTASGGNDATNCTNTIPKTDLPVVTMWAWYPNMELVVDNFNEQSDDVQVCWTNVGQGGDEYDKFQTAITAGTGAPDVIMIEADRIPTFQIQEAIVDISDYGYEDVKDDYSEGAWKDVSVGDGVYGAPVDGGPMGMIYRADVFEQYGITPPTTWAEYETAAQTVKDAGGPLFGDLGANVPAVMMALQYQNGAQPFTYDSATPESIGIALDDNASKEVLDYWAGLVEKGLVGTQDQFTPEYISGVIGGDYATYISAAWAPGYLTGAGVGEGDDAGVWKVAPLPQWDAANPVSVNWGGSAFSVTSQASDPELAAKVAFGVYADDASLLDGWQNQVIFPLNLTALNSTDFVDYEVPFFGGQQANKEVYVPAANAYTGMTYTPFGQYYFDAFTEQLAAINEGSVTGSEAAERLQADVVAYAEEQGFTVE